Below is a genomic region from Balaenoptera ricei isolate mBalRic1 chromosome 3, mBalRic1.hap2, whole genome shotgun sequence.
GTGGCCAAAGCAGGATGGAGGCTATAGCCACACTGCAGCCCACCAGGTTCACAGGGTTGTCAGAAGATTGAATAATGCAAAATATTCAAGTATAGGATTCTTTTTAATAGAAGAAGCAGTCTTTAAAATTGCctcacattcattcaacaaacacttgagAGCTTCTTATGGGCCACACTATACACCAAGCTCCATGGATATAAATTGAATCAGCCAGGTACTGTTCCCAGATGCCCCAGCCTCCTGAAGCTTATACACTGACCGGGCAGACAGGCTTTTAAATGGCTTTTTAGGTTATTTTCAGGAGCATAGAAAAATTAGCAATAAGTAAGGGAATAAATAGGCTCAAGCCAAAAACATGTTCTAAAAAAATCGAGttctatttaaaatgcaaataaacccTTGAGGCAAAAGatactttttgcttttctttggggTACAAACTGTccctgaaaaatagaaaatccttTGGACTGAATTCATGTACTATTTAGTAGCATGcgaagaaagtaaaaacaaacattgAAGGTCAAAAATGGGGATATAGAAAAATGGAGCACAGTTAAGTAAGGGTTATTTCAGGGAGAAAATCAGCAGTGACCACGTGTGCTGGGTTTAATGAAGGATCCAAACATAGAACCCATAAACAACCTAAGGTAGCTTGAAATTTATCAAACAGGTCAGGCTCTGTGACCAACACAGAAGCCTGGAAATGTATACTTTGCTTATTCCTTCTGCAGCTGGCTGGGATACACAGTTTAGAAATAAATTCCAAGTTTGGGCTAAGTGATGGAGAAACTCTAAAGCTACACTCATACTTCCATGATGACTCCATCATCAAGCTGTAGTGGGGACCCAGTCACATCAGGCACTGTACCCAGTCCAGTGAAATAGAGGTGAAGAGAAATAAGCTCTACTGCCTAAGGCTTGCAGACGGTGCTGAGGTGATAAGAGAAGAGATGCTCTCAGCGCTTCCTGTAACTATAGCTGACACCTATTGAGTACCTAATATGTGCTTgatactgtgctaagcacttggtttttttttttgtttgtttgtttttaagagaagTAAGCCTTTATTTCCTTGTTTCACAAATAAGGCTGGCTGAGTTGGCTGCTTTTTGGTGATTAGTCAAAGAGACCAAATCCCATGTCCTCGTCCGACAGCTCCAACTCTTCCTTTGCTTCAACCTTGGCTGGGGctgcggcggcagcagcaggagCAACAGTGGTGGCAGCAGCCACAAATGCAGATGGATCAGCCAAGAAGGCCTTGACCTTTTCAGCAAGTGGGAAGGTGTAATCAGTCTCCACAGACAAAGCCAGGACCCGCTTGTACCCCCTGATGATAGAATGGGGTACAGATGCAACAGTTGGGTAACCAATCTGCAGACATATGCTGGCAACATTGCGGACACCCTCCAGAAAGCGAGAATGCAGAATTTCCTCTGTGATGTCAAGCACTTCAGGGTTGTAGATGCTGCCATTGTCAAACACCTGCTGGATGACCAGCccaaaggagaagggggagaTGTTCAGCAACGTGGCTTCACTGGCTCCCAATTTGTCTCCAGTCTTAATCAGCTGCACATCACTCAGGATTTCGATGGTGCCCCTGGAGATTTTAGTGGTGATGCCTAAAGCCTGGAAGAAGGAGGTCTTCTCAGGCCCCAGACCAGTGTCCTGGGCAGGCACAGTGACTTCGCATGGGGCTATGGCACCAGCACGGGCGGCAGCTGGCACCTTATTGGCCAGCAGCATGTCCCTGATCTCAGTGAGGTCCTCCTTGGTGAACACAAAGCCCACGTTCCCCCGGATGTGAGGCAACAGTTTCTCCAAAGCTGGGTTGTTTTCCAGATGCCCTCGGATGGCCTTGCGCATCATTGTATTCTTGCCCATCAGTACCACGGCCTTCCCTCGGAGAGACATGCGGATCTGCTGCATCTGCTTGGAGCCCACATTGTCTGCTCCCACAATGAAGCATTTTGGATAATCATCCAGAAGCTGGATGATCTTAAGGAAGTAATTGGACTTCCAGGTCGCCCTGTCTTCCCTGGGCATCACTGCGGTGTGTCAGGGATTGCCACGCTGGGTTTAGAGACGATGTCACTCACTCCAGGACGCCTGGCGAGAGGAGGGCCACATGGTTGTTTTTTAATGTCATTCAATGCTCATTTGAAATAAGTACTGTCATcaccccattttagagataagaaaattaaggcacagagaggttaagcaacttgcccatggCCGTTTCTGCTGTTGGGTCCAAGAACCAGAATGAACTCAGAGCCTCTGTTTGTAACCTCTGACCTGCTCCCTTTCAAAGACTACGTTTTCCACCGGGGCATAAAAGAGACACTTCTTGCAACATTTACCCTGCTGTTCACTCTACCAATGTGAACTTTTCTGTGATTAGGTTTTCAGTGTATTTGAAAGACAATGTAAAATAAAGTGAATCATTTCTCTCTGTCAAAGTGGAGCTAGAGCTGGGTAAGCGTAGGGTCAGGGTAAGTTGTATCAGAAGCCAAAGGAAATTAGGATAAAAACATGGGCAGAGGCAGAATCCCTCAGAAAAGGGGTGATCAGGAACTGACAGTGCAGCCATGTTTGATTGGCATGGCCAGTTGGCTTAATTCCCAGTGCATTGGGGCCCAAGGGAGATTCAGAGGGGAGGGTGACACGGGCTCACTTCAGAATCACGGACTCACAGGGAACTGTTGAGAAAAGAGGTCGTTTCAGAAAGGGCTCAAGGTTGGGAAGAAAGAGGTGCAAAATAACGTCAGGGACTCCTCCTGGATACAAAAGCTGAAGAGGTGAAAGGAGTGGCATGACCAGTGCCCAGGAGAAGTACGTCAGCCGGGACAGAGGCAGGCGGCCAGCCTTCCTGGGGCAGCTGCACCTGACAGCCTTTCTATGGACTGGCACTTCTGCCAATCCCATCGCCTGATTCAGGGAGAGTGGGGACCCTACAGATAACTAGTGTCACCAGGAGGAGCTGGGATTTAAGTAAAAGGGCAGAAAATTCTCTCTTCTAGTCAAGACTCCGAATTGCCGGCAGTAGCCAGATCGCCCCCGAAGCACAAGCTTGGAGTCACAGAGTGTTTCACGGAGAGTAGAGGGAGGCGAGGCAGAAGGAGATGACCAACAAGAGGGAACTGAAACCCCCATTCTGGGAAAAAAGATTCTAGTTTACTCAGTGTCTATAGAAAAACCTTGTCCTTGGAAAGCTCTGAGAGTGCAGAGGGGGGCCCAGAGGGAGACGGGGACACAAAAGGTGGTTCTTCCAGCTTCCTTGGATTCATTCTCCTTAGCATATACGTATCAATACATCCCCAGGGCAACCCAACTTGCGGAGGCCAGATAGGGTATGGGGGCTGCTGGGCGTCCTGATTGTACCTGCTGTTAATACCATGTGCACTCCATGCTGCCTCTTCCCCTGTGTTCATCACTCACACACTATTCTGCCTTCTTCTGTTTCTCACACACCCTGAACTCAATCCCATCTCAGACCTTCCAGAAGGCTCTCCCCACCGTTCTTCCCACGGCTGGTTCCTTTTCACCCTGCAGACTTCACTCAAATATCACTCTTCGCCACACAATCATACCTTCCTTGGCCAGACAATCTCAAGTAGCTTCTCCCCCAAACtcaagttcatttttttattctgaTCTACGGTCTTCACAAAATTTGCTACTctttgaaattatcttgtttacTTGTTTACACACTGATTTTGCACTCACTCAGTAAGAACTCACCTTACTCCTTATGGAAAATTACACCCTATGTCTCCCCTAtttcccttccctgctttatttttcttcttggcaCTTATAGCATACTATTTAATTTACTTCCTTCTttagtttattgtctgtctttgctCCACTAGAATATAGCTCTGTGAAGgcagacatttttgtttgtttgggtcaCTGCTGTATCCTGAGTGCTTAGCAGgacacttggcacatagtaggtcatCAATAATGTTTACTGGTCAGAAGAATCCATTAGTTCATAGTCTGTCCCTCTCCACTGGAAAGTAAGCACTACTCGAGCAGGCACTTTATCACCCTGTTCACTGTTGCACGTAACAACTCCATAAGGGCacccaagaaatatttgttcagttcATGAGTGGCACCCATTTTATAGGGATATCTGAAGATTCAAAGGAGATAATACCCATAAACTTGGCATAAGTGCCATGCACATTGTAAGAGTTCAGTAAAAATTAAGATGCAATTACTATTAAAAATTGAGCTTTTGGTATTGAAACTGTAGAAACTCTTGTGCTTTCTTGATTTGGGTTTCAGAACCCAGGACACCTCATATTTGTACCCTGAGACTTTGCATCTGCTTCTGGTTCACAGGGGGCCAGGCAGGATGGGGCCCCTAGAACTTGATCCTGGTCTAGGAAATACTCTCTTTATTACCCTTTCATGGTAAAACAAATCTTTTTGTTGAGTCGACTTGGAATATTGAAGCTCAACTGTTAACAAGTGCTATGTTAAATTACATTAAAGTCAAGGTTTGAGCACTTCACACCAGCTAATAGTGCCCCACCCCTTGGAAACCTGATTGGCTTTTAGGTCAAGGTGAGTCTAGGAGGAATCTATCCATGTTAGACACATCCTGGCTCTTCCAATGTTTGCCATGTGTTTTCACTCTCGTGCTGTTTGATTTTTAGTAAACGGCTGTGTTTTCCCATGCCCAGTGAAACTGCATTGAAGCAGAGGGGTTGTCTGGCAGAGAGGCCAGCAGTTTAGAGTAGTGTATGATTTTCTCAAAAGAGGGAAGCCCAGACCCAGGCCCGCTATACACTGGGTTTCCACCATGAAGAGTATTTCTTTTTAGGAATGGAAGGCCATGTTTGAGCTTTCAGTCCCACATTTAGGGGACTCTTCTGATACAATAGACACATCCTCCCCCAAAAGGAATTTAACAGTTTGATGACCTGGTAAATCCCACTATTTGAGGCTTGAAAGTGGGCATGAAAGCCTTTGAGAACCCAACTTTCAGCTGATTTTAAGTATTTGCTCTGACTTTAAGAGCACTGGGAACTTGGTGAATATCGTACCTGAGGTTCACTGATTGTCTTTAGACAAATCCTAATCTCACAGGTGTAGCcttggaaggagaggagaaccTGGGTGAGTTCCTGATCAGGCTAATTGTTTGCAATTGGCTGCCTAAAAATAAGACATGCTACATCTCCAGACCTTTGGAAGTATGGTGGCAaccaagatttttatttttaatgccatGTTCCTACAATAGCAAATGTCTGGAGAAGAATGGAATCTACCAGTATGTGTCTGGAAGCCTTACCCCGTGGACCCCCCAAATTGACCGATGCTGCACATCCCACTCTACCAGCTCCTCCACCCCCAGGTTGGCCCAGGTTCACTGCAGATCTCAAGGTGAAGAGCTGGACCTTCACAACTGTCTTCACCCTCCCAGAGACCTTAAAGctcaagaaaaatggaaatcgGCGAGccctcaccagtgatggggaatCCCTCCCCTGGGAAAAGCAAAGGCTAGAGCCCAGCTGCCTTTGATTCTTTGTTAGACGAGCTAATTACAGCCTTAACTCACAACTTTTCTCCTCATTCAAACCTGAAACCTGGACAACTCCCTTTTCTTGCATAATATCCTGGAGTTACCACTGCAAAGGAAGATGTGTGACAGGTAAGTTGCTTTCTCTATTTCTAGACTAACTAAGGTACATGTGAGAAGTGATGTAATCACTGACCATGAAAATgttgttaaattattttatttaaaaaactgtttgtTGCAGTTTGCTATCCATACATCTAGGAGTCACAGTCAGTATTCTGTGAGCACATTTTTGAGGCCTGATACATTTCATATAACAACCTCCtctttgaaaatagtttttaaaacagaATTAGCACAAAGCATTGATGTCACTTTTAAAAGTGGTATTTTAAAATGAGCTTAAGGTGCTATTAAGTTGTAACCACCTTACAAAACAATATGACTAAATATAAAGCAATACAGTACAAGCTGAGCTCACAAGTTTGAAACgaaatttttaaagatgaagcAAGCAGTGAAATTCACATTCTGTTTAAGCA
It encodes:
- the LOC132363654 gene encoding large ribosomal subunit protein uL10-like, which produces MPREDRATWKSNYFLKIIQLLDDYPKCFIVGADNVGSKQMQQIRMSLRGKAVVLMGKNTMMRKAIRGHLENNPALEKLLPHIRGNVGFVFTKEDLTEIRDMLLANKVPAAARAGAIAPCEVTVPAQDTGLGPEKTSFFQALGITTKISRGTIEILSDVQLIKTGDKLGASEATLLNISPFSFGLVIQQVFDNGSIYNPEVLDITEEILHSRFLEGVRNVASICLQIGYPTVASVPHSIIRGYKRVLALSVETDYTFPLAEKVKAFLADPSAFVAAATTVAPAAAAAAPAKVEAKEELELSDEDMGFGLFD